The following proteins are encoded in a genomic region of Sesamum indicum cultivar Zhongzhi No. 13 linkage group LG8, S_indicum_v1.0, whole genome shotgun sequence:
- the LOC105167617 gene encoding ribosome biogenesis protein WDR12 homolog, producing the protein MDIDGGAAAAEGSTRQVQVRFVTKLKPPYRAPPVSISIPANLTRFRLSALVNNLLQSANADWKQEPFDFLIDDELVRMSLEEFLLAKGISAEKVLEIEYIKAVAPRKQEEPSLHDDWVSAVDGSDDGYILTGCYDGLGRIWRAAGVCSHILDGHSGPVTSVCVLKPKASESVVDRIVATASKDRTLRLWKFGAQESLDQPNKIRAFKILRGHTAAVQSIAAEPSGDMVCSGSWDCSINLWSGNASDTESGLVSVKKRKKDGEDEEPQSEGEALSTLVGHTQCVSSVTWPQRGTIFSASWDHSIRRWDVETGKDSLSIFCGKVINCLDIGGESSALIAAGGSDPVLRIWDPRKPGTLSPIFQFSSHNSWISSCKWHHKSWFHLVSASYDGKVMLWDLRTAWPLAVLDTHKDKVLCADWWKDDSVVSGGADSKLCISSGILVQ; encoded by the exons ATGGATATCGACGGAGGCGCAGCAGCTGCGGAAGGGTCCACGAGGCAAGTGCAAGTCCGTTTCGTAACTAAGCTAAAACCTCCGTACAGAGCGCCGCCGGTTTCCATTTCCATACCCGCCAATCTTACTCGCTTTCGCCTTTCTGCTCTCGTCAACAATCTCCTCCAGTCCG CAAATGCTGATTGGAAACAGGAGCCTTTTGATTTTCTCATTGATGACGAGCTGGTCCGGATGTCTCTTGAAGAGTTTCTTCTTGCCAAAGGCATATCCGCC GAAAAAGTACTTGAAATTGAATACATTAAAGCTGTAGCTCCTAGGAAACAAGAAGAGCCTTCTTTGCACGATGACTGGGTTAGCGCAGTTGATGGTTCTGATGATGG GTATATTTTGACAGGATGCTATGATGGTCTTGGAAG GATATGGAGAGCTGCTGGAGTTTGTTCACATATATTAGATGGGCATTCTGGCCCAGTTACTTCTGTTTGTGTCTTAAAGCCAAAAG CATCTGAGAGTGTCGTTGATCGAATTGTTGCTACTGCTTCTAAGGACAGGACATTAAGGTTGTGGAAG TTTGGTGCACAGGAGTCACTAGATCAACCAAATAAGATTAGagcatttaaaatattacgtGGTCATACTGCTGCTGTTCAGAGCATTGCAGCAGAGCCTTCGGGTGATATG GTGTGTTCTGGTTCTTGGGATTGTTCTATCAACTTGTGGAGCGGAAATGCTTCCGACACTGAGAGTGGTTTAGTTTCAgtaaagaagaggaaaaaggatGGTGAAGATGAGGAACCTCAATCTGAG GGAGAGGCTTTATCAACACTTGTGGGTCACACACAGTGTGTTTCTTCTGTCACCTGGCCGCAACGCGGAACAATTTTCTCAGCATCATGGGATCACTCTATTAGAAGATGGGATGTTGAGACAGGCAAAGATTCTCTAAGCATT TTCTGTGGCAAGGTTATCAACTGTCTTGATATTGGAGGGGAAAGTTCTGCCCTCATTGCAGCTGGTGGTTCTGACCCTGTTCTTCGAATATGGGATCCTCGCAAGCcag GAACCTTGTCTCCTATCTTCCAATTCTCATCCCATAATTCTTGGATATCTTCTTGCAAATGGCACCATAAATCATGGTTTCACCTAGTCTCTGCTTCATATGATGGAAAAGTGATGCTATGGGATCTGAGAACTGCG TGGCCATTGGCTGTGCTTGACACACACAAGGACAAG GTATTATGTGCCGACTGGTGGAAGGATGATAGTGTGGTCAGTGGTGGTGCGGATTCGAAGCTTTGCATTTCTTCTGGAATATTGGTACAGTGA